The DNA window TAATTTAAACAAGTCACACATAACATTCACATATATAATACCATCCATAAATTGCTTAACCATAACCAAAATATGCTTAAAccataattcatccaaaactgAACACAACAAGCtaattaagtcattttcgcatggctttagtATATACACATTCGAATTAAGCAAACTTCAaatctagtctatacatgccatagcccCAAAATAAATTTCAGCTTATAAGATACCGTaattagtcgatagtgtgataggctttactgacgatccccaagctcgtaacgacttcaaaatctataaatcaAAGATAAACAAACACAAACACGTACAGCAAgctatttaaagcttagtaagttgtaagcataaataatatttaactagtAAGAATTAAAGGCACATAGTTTattatacaaaaatattatatattacatatcacactttaaccacatatatataatttaataaccgATTATGTCCTTGTATAAATGCATATAAAACTTTTACCTTTAACAATATAGTTATCAACCAAAATCcgaattatacatatatatacaaccatAATAATTCGAAACTTGTACAAACATACTATATATAATTCCAAATGAATAACTTACCTTATTTCCATATACTTATTTAACTAATACATACCTgcacatatatttcaattatataacCGTATTCGtttaacattgcccgttgaaccggtCGAAATTAAATGGAATACGAGAATAGTCGTAAGattcgtacaatgccaacgtcttagacgtggtcttacatgtaatcacggATCGACGTCGCTGTCccggacagggtcttacacgaaaacacaagtcgatgccaacgtcccagacgtgatcttacacgaaaacacaggttgatgccaacgtcccagacgtggtcttacacgaaaacccaagtcgatgccaacatcctagacgtggtcttacacgaaaacacttATCAGAAAATCCAATGCATTTCTAGGGTTCATACGGGCTTACAGACATTAATTATCAattgaatcaaactcaaataactTACCTATTTCAACAAATACAATTGGCCAAGACTTCTAATACATTCAGTAATTCTATTTATCACCTATCTACTATATAccaatgaatttaacaaaatttaaaagctCATCGACTTACCTCGAATTTCAACGAACACAGTCGACTACTCGATTACTTTCAACTTCCCTCGATCCAATTCCGTTTTCTTCGATTCTTGATCTTGAATCAAGCTTTTACAATGGCCGAACCTTGcttgagtttttcttttattttctttagtttcggcCTTGGGAAGATGATGACTAATGAATTATAATTTGATATTAgttaacatatattaacatattattaatttaccttattaacctttgtttctaaatatttatactttataatACAAGGTCATTCTTGATCATTATCACTCACTCACTTAATAGTGGGCTTATTACTTATTAAGGACTCCATATTAAAAAGACATTAGCAAATTAACACTTTACACATTAGCTAgccaatttttcattttacgcgattaagccatttttctttaattggtcactcaaacgataaaattagaacacgaaaatttcacacaatcaaattcacacataataaacacacgaaataatattaaaatattttttgactcaaatttgtagtcccgaaaccactacaTCCAATTAGGGTCGAAATCGGGCCGTTACAGACACTTAAGGGAGCAAAGGCATTCGCCATAGAGAAGTCAATGATGATCAAAGATCTGAAGGAAGCCAGCCATGCATCCCATTTGTTTCTCTATTTGCTTCTCAAGATTTTGCTTTGGCACTACACCCATCATcatctttcctttctctttttttttaagaaaaaaactatTCACCCTCGTATTTAACTTAATAATCCTCTTCTTACTAACAAGTTAATCTTTCTGTTTAGACTTcttaataagaagaaaaaaaggaagctaaaacaacataaaagaaaaaaatttgctcaaaacgaaaaaatatagggactaattatataatttaatctaaaattttcatttgaaatgattgacaagttagcttaccattacaccgttAAGATAATTAAATGAAAcacaaatgactaaaatgtaacctgaatcaaagcaaaagtaactattttggtagtttagtattttatcttttcatttcaaattagtTTAGAAATAATGCCATAAATAAACCCGGGCgagttttttttttcgaatttaaaGGGGGGGGTAAATGTTATTTTCGATCAAACAATTTGATCAGTTctattgaaaattgaaaagttatCCCGGCGACGGCGAGATCAACATTTTTCCGCTTGGTCCTGCGACGGTTTGCGTAACCCTCTTCTCCTTCAGAATCAGAATCTGTGGTACTCGCTTCCAACTCACTGAGTCGACTCACGActtaaaaaatgaatgaaatgatcTCCGGAGTGGGTGAACCGGTGGTAACGGATGCAACAAAGGGCGGCGGATCCAATGCCGCTCGAATTGCGGAAGTGAAGGCGTGGCTGGCGGCTCAGTTCGATGCCGCCGGGAAAGAAGTCCCTGATTTCGAATACACTCCGCGAAGCATTGCTCATTTGTACAATCTGGCTACCGTCTCGCAGGCAAAGACTCAAGCTGCCAACATTGTTGCCAACGATTTTCGCCAGAAAGCCGCCGAATACCGTTCTCAAGGtcctaatttgtttttttttctttctaaattgaattgaaattctcaaattcaaacaatttcatCTTGTTCTTCCTAAAATTGAAATCTCTTATAGCTGCACGAATTAGAGAGATATTGGAGAACGTAGGATTAGCGCAGGAGAGTTTGCCGTCAAATGTGGTTGCATCGGCGCAAGTTCTGGCAAACGTTGCTAATTTGTTGAATATTCGAGACACCGAACTTAGTAGGTGGGTTGCTTTCAATTTACAATTTTGAAAACTTCCGTAATTCATGTTGATTTCCATGTATTATATTTGGAACCTAACgaggaagaaaaacaaaatggATCTAGTTTTCTTGTAGCAATGGGTGATATTTCTTTGAGAAAGACTGGGGTAGATGAGAAGAGGGCTAAAGTGCACAAAGAGTCCAAAACTCTTCTTGAGTATACTCGAAAAGCAATAGCTAGGTTAACCTATTTGaaaaggtaaagaatttgtacGTTTACCACCCTAAATTTAGCCCTTCGTTTGAGTCTATTTGATGGTTATTGAGAAGAAATTGATATTTTCATATAGGACATTAGCACAACTAGAAGATGATGTGGCTCCATGTGATGCTCAAATGGAAAATTGGAAGACGAACTTGGGTGTTATGGCATCAAAGGAGCGACAGTACATGCAACAGTATAACAACTATAAGGTAtcctttgtatttttattttcagggaTGCATTAAGATGCAAAACTAGTTACAGAAATTTAAGCTGTTGGTTCTTCTGAGATGAACATGCTATTTATCAGTTAAAAGGGACAAAAATGGGTGGAAAGAGGAGCTGCCTTTGCCGTAAGTGGATGAAATTTAACTGGATATGCATGGTTTGATTTGAGTGGTAGGGTTAAAGTTTATCAACCATATAGACAGGACATTCAATGTATAAAATGACTTTTTATTACTATtcgaaattataaataaaatggatTGAACAGGAGACTTAGAACTTCATATATAGGCAGAGTTGGAATAGAATTATTGTACGGATTCTGTTTTAAAGCTGAAAAATCATTAGCTGAGGTACTAGTTCATAGTCTTGGACAATTTATCATTAGATCATTTTAGTAGAAGAATCATTTTCCTTGGTGAATATTGCACTTTTGCATATATtggaatttaaataataaagtacTGCATATAAAGCTACAAGGATGTAGCTATTCTTGTTTTCTCACTCATTGTTAATTTATCAAGATTTTGGCTATCTAATTATTTCCTATATGTTGCTTGCATGAATTCTTTCTGCGTTTCATTTATGCTTAATCTTGTTTGACAGGCATTACTGAATCGTGTGGGCTACACACCTGAAATTAATCATGGGGTGTTGGTTGAAATGGCCGAACACAGGAAGGACTTAGAGAAGAAGACCAAACCCATCTTAGATACTTTGAGGAGCTACCAGGACCTA is part of the Gossypium hirsutum isolate 1008001.06 chromosome D11, Gossypium_hirsutum_v2.1, whole genome shotgun sequence genome and encodes:
- the LOC107911686 gene encoding AUGMIN subunit 1, with translation MNEMISGVGEPVVTDATKGGGSNAARIAEVKAWLAAQFDAAGKEVPDFEYTPRSIAHLYNLATVSQAKTQAANIVANDFRQKAAEYRSQAARIREILENVGLAQESLPSNVVASAQVLANVANLLNIRDTELSSFLVAMGDISLRKTGVDEKRAKVHKESKTLLEYTRKAIARLTYLKRTLAQLEDDVAPCDAQMENWKTNLGVMASKERQYMQQYNNYKALLNRVGYTPEINHGVLVEMAEHRKDLEKKTKPILDTLRSYQDLPPDKALAALAIEDKKRQYAAAEKYLEDVLQSALATSD